TTTAAAAAAGAATGAAGATCAGGAATATGCATAGCTGAAGGATTAATAGGAGACGTTCAATATATCCTGTACAATAACTTTAGATTTTTCGATGAGTTCATTCGATCTGTAAAGCTGGCTGGTAAGTATGGCGCTTTCAAAAAGAAGATAAATATGAGCTGAAACCATATCATTTTGAAGCACTTCATTAAAGCTTTCTCTCAGCTTATTTTTATGAGTACGGATCACATGGTGAACTTCTTCCTTCTCTGCAGGAATTTCTGACAAAATATTCAGAAAACTGCATCCTCTGAAATCTTCTCTTTCATTCATGTAAATCAGGAAATCAAAAGATTTTTGAAATTTCTCCTGTACGGTTTTTGTTTCTGCTGTGAATTGTTCCAGCCCGGAAACCCAATAGTCATATCTTTTGTTGAGGAATTCAATACAAAGATCATCTTTAGATTTAAAATGCTGGTAAAAACTTGCTTTGGAAACACTGGCTTCATCAATAATCTGGTTGATGCCTGTATTGTTGTAACCTTGCTTATGGAAGAGAACCATTGCTGTATT
The nucleotide sequence above comes from Chryseobacterium sp. 7. Encoded proteins:
- a CDS encoding TetR/AcrR family transcriptional regulator — translated: MLKPRERILNTAMVLFHKQGYNNTGINQIIDEASVSKASFYQHFKSKDDLCIEFLNKRYDYWVSGLEQFTAETKTVQEKFQKSFDFLIYMNEREDFRGCSFLNILSEIPAEKEEVHHVIRTHKNKLRESFNEVLQNDMVSAHIYLLFESAILTSQLYRSNELIEKSKVIVQDILNVSY